In Solidesulfovibrio carbinoliphilus subsp. oakridgensis, the sequence GGCCACCACCCTGGCCACGCGCACGCTTTTCGCGCCGCTTCTCTGGGCCGTGGCCGTCTTTGCCCTGACCTTTTTCGTGGGCCGGTTTTTCTGCGGCTTCGCCTGTCCGCTCGGCACGCTCCAGCACCTGGCCGGGTACCTGAGCCGCCGCCATACCGGCCGGGCGGCCCGGATCGAGGCCAACCGGCCGAGCCGCTGGCAGGCCCTCAAGTACTATGGGCTGGTCTTTTTCCTGACCGCGGCGGCCCTTGGCAGCGTCCAGACCGGGCTCCTCGATCCGCTGCCCCTGGTCTACCGGAGCGTCAGTCTGGCCCTCCTGCCACTGGTCGATCCCGGCCGGGGCGTGATCCACCACGACGCCCGGTTCTACGACGGGGCCTGGGTCTTCGGCGCGGTCTTCGTGGCGATCCTGGCTCTCAATTTCCTGCGGCCGCGTTTTTTCTGCCGGTTCCTCTGTCCGCTGGGGGCGCTTTTCGGCCTTGCCACCCGGCTGGCCCCCTGGCGGATCGGCAAGCGGTCCGAGAAATCCTGCGGCAACTGCCACCTGTGCGAGGAATACTGCGAGGGCGGCTGCCGGCCCTCCGGCGAGATCCTCCAAAGCGAGTGCGTTCTTTGCTGCAACTGCCTGGACGCCTGCCCGACCGGCCGCATCGGCTTTGCCGGCCGCCCGTCCGTGGCCGGAGAGCGGGCCTTGCCCGACGTGTCCCGGCGCGGGGCCGTGGCTGTCCTGGCCGTCGGGGCTCTCACCGTGCCCTTGTGGCGGGTCGGCGGGGCCATGGGGGCCGGACGCGATCCGTCGCTTCTGCGGCCGCCGGGGGCGCTCGACGAGGAGCGGTTTCTCGCCCGCTGCATCCGCTGCGGCCAGTGCATGCGGGTCTGTCCGTCGAACATCATCCAGCCGGCCGTGACCGTGGCCGGGGCGGCCGGGATATGGACGCCGACCCTCAATTACCGCCTGGGCCGGGCCGGCTGCCTGCAAAACTGCATTGCCTGCGGCCAGGTCTGTCCGACCGCCGCCATCCGGCCGCTTGGCATCGACGAGAAGCTTGGCATAGGCGACTTCGCGGCAACCGGCCCCATTCGCCTGGGCACGGCCTTCGTGGACCGCACCCGGTGCCTGCCCTGGGCCATGGGCCGGCCGTGCATCGTCTGCCAGGAGGTCTGCCCGGTCAGCCCCAAGGCCATTTACACCCAAGAGGTCTTCGAGCCGGTCCGGGGCGGCCGGCTGGCCCTTGCCGACGCCAGGGGGGCGGTGCTGTCCCTGGCCGCCCCTTTCGCGGCCGACCGGAACCTCGGCAGCGGCGACTATTACCTGCGCCCCTCCGGCATTCCCGGGGCCAGGCCCCTTCGCATCGCGGGACTTACGGCCACGGAGCTGACCCTGGAGCGGCCCCTGCCCGACCTCGGCCAGGGCCGGGAGGCGGACATCCTGGTCCGGTTGCAGCAGCCCCACGTGGACCCGGGCAAGTGCATCGGCTGCGGCATGTGCGAACACGAGTGCCCGGTGTCGGGCTTGCGAGCCATACGCGTCACGAGCGAAAACGAATCCCGTTCCGGTCCGGGCCGGATGCTGGCCTGAGGTGAGGCCGGGGAGGAACGGGAACGAGTCGGGGGAAAGCCTCCGGCGGCCAAAGGGCTGGCGCCCTTTGGAATCCCCGGAGGGGGCCACTTGGCTGCCGTGCCACGGAGAAGCGCGGCGAGGACAAGAAAAGGGTTTCCAAAGGGCCAAGCCCTTTGGTCGCCGACGGCATAAAAAACCTGCTGTCAAACGCACATCACACCGGACGGCAGTCCAAGGAGAACGGTTATGGCGGAAGAAAAACGCACAGGCCTTTCCCGGCGTACTCTCATGAAGACCCTGGGCCTGGGCGGCCTGGCCGTGGCCGGGCTCGGCCTGCCGGCCCCGATCCGGGCCGCCGCCGGCGAGCCGGCCAAGGACGCGCCGGGCGTCATGCCCCGGCGCACCCTCGGCAAGACCGGGCTTGAGGTCTCGATCCTGAACCTCGGCGGCATGTTCGACACCATAAACAACCAGCTCCTGCTCAAGCAGGCCCTCGCCTGGGGCATCAACTTCTGGGACACGGCCGAAGCCTACGGCAACGGCCTGTCCGAAGAGGGCTACGGCCGCTTTTTCGCCAGAAACCCCGAGGCCCGCAAACAGATCGTGGTCACCACCAAGGTCGTGCCCAAGGAGGGCAGGTTCGACGAGCGCCTGGACGCGGCCCTGTCGCGCCTCAAGACCGACTACGTGGACCTCTTCTACCTGCACGGCATCTCAAGCATAAGCGAAATGGACGGCCACGCCCGGGACTGGGCCGAAGCCAAGAAAAAAGCCGGCAAGATCAAGTGCATCGGCTTCAGCACCCACAACAACATGGAGGACTGCCTGCTTGGCGCGGCCAAGCTCGACTGGATCGACGCCGCCATGGTGTCCTACAACTTCCGGCTCATGCACGAGCCGAAAATGCAGGAGGCCCTGGCCGCCTGCGTCAAGGCCGGCATCGGGCTGGTGGCCATGAAGACGCAAGGCGGCGGCCCGGTCAAATCCGGCAGCCAGGCCGAGCTCGACATGGCCGGCCGGTTCCTGGAAAAGGGGTTCACCGACAAGCAGGCCAAGCTCAAGGCCGTCTGGGCCAATCCGGACATCGCCTCGGTCTGTTCCCAGATGCCGAACCTGACCATCCTGGCCGCCAACGTGGCCGCGGCCCGGGACGTGACGGCCCTGGCCCGGGAGGACTTCGAGACCTTGACCCGCTTTGCCGAGGCCACCAAGAGCGACTACTGCGCCGGCTGCGCCTCGGTCTGCGGCCCGGCCATGGGCGGGGTGCTGCCCGTGGCCGACGTCATGCGGGCCATGATGTACTACAAGGACTACGGCGAAACCCAGCTTGCCCGGGAGCTCTACGCCAGCCTGCCGGCCGCCCTGCGCGAGGCTCCGGGTTCGCTCGACTTCTCCCGGGCCGAGGCCGCCTGCCCCCGGGGGCTCGCCATCGCCGCCATCGCGGCCGAGGCCGCGACACTTCTCGCCTAGGCGGGCGGCAACGGTTCGTGTTTCCGACGCCCTGTTCCGGCCGGCGGCCAAAACCGGCCGGAACAGGACAAGACCGTATCCGGTCCACAGGATCAGGGAAGGAGAGCCGCGCCTGCGTGGGGCGGCTCTTTGTGCGCCCCTTGTTCCCGTGACCGGCCCGGTGTAAAGAAGACTCCCGGCCCTGCCGCCCAATCCGCCCAGCCGGGAGTCTCCATGGCCCACTTCGCCTCCGCTTCCTTGAGCCTTCGCCAGAAGATTGTCGCCATTTTGGTTCTCTATGTCCTTGGCATCGGAGCCATGGCCCTCATCTCCTACGAGGACCTGCGGACCATGGAGGACAAGCTCGAATTCATGCGCCTCGGGCACGTCATCGCCAACACCATCCTGGAAGTGCGGCGCTACGAGAAGAACTACCTCCTCTACGGCCTGCCCGAGGATCTGGAAGAGGACCGGCGCTACCTTGAAAC encodes:
- a CDS encoding 4Fe-4S binding protein, which produces MRIVTARRISQGFFLVLFLWFCVVATVGDRFWQLRGWPVNWLLWLDPLTALATTLATRTLFAPLLWAVAVFALTFFVGRFFCGFACPLGTLQHLAGYLSRRHTGRAARIEANRPSRWQALKYYGLVFFLTAAALGSVQTGLLDPLPLVYRSVSLALLPLVDPGRGVIHHDARFYDGAWVFGAVFVAILALNFLRPRFFCRFLCPLGALFGLATRLAPWRIGKRSEKSCGNCHLCEEYCEGGCRPSGEILQSECVLCCNCLDACPTGRIGFAGRPSVAGERALPDVSRRGAVAVLAVGALTVPLWRVGGAMGAGRDPSLLRPPGALDEERFLARCIRCGQCMRVCPSNIIQPAVTVAGAAGIWTPTLNYRLGRAGCLQNCIACGQVCPTAAIRPLGIDEKLGIGDFAATGPIRLGTAFVDRTRCLPWAMGRPCIVCQEVCPVSPKAIYTQEVFEPVRGGRLALADARGAVLSLAAPFAADRNLGSGDYYLRPSGIPGARPLRIAGLTATELTLERPLPDLGQGREADILVRLQQPHVDPGKCIGCGMCEHECPVSGLRAIRVTSENESRSGPGRMLA
- a CDS encoding aldo/keto reductase codes for the protein MAEEKRTGLSRRTLMKTLGLGGLAVAGLGLPAPIRAAAGEPAKDAPGVMPRRTLGKTGLEVSILNLGGMFDTINNQLLLKQALAWGINFWDTAEAYGNGLSEEGYGRFFARNPEARKQIVVTTKVVPKEGRFDERLDAALSRLKTDYVDLFYLHGISSISEMDGHARDWAEAKKKAGKIKCIGFSTHNNMEDCLLGAAKLDWIDAAMVSYNFRLMHEPKMQEALAACVKAGIGLVAMKTQGGGPVKSGSQAELDMAGRFLEKGFTDKQAKLKAVWANPDIASVCSQMPNLTILAANVAAARDVTALAREDFETLTRFAEATKSDYCAGCASVCGPAMGGVLPVADVMRAMMYYKDYGETQLARELYASLPAALREAPGSLDFSRAEAACPRGLAIAAIAAEAATLLA